The Chrysemys picta bellii isolate R12L10 chromosome 5, ASM1138683v2, whole genome shotgun sequence genome includes a window with the following:
- the LOC135983898 gene encoding general transcription factor II-I repeat domain-containing protein 2A-like, translating into MFCLMCCRKKSGHPKGKPVCLLCGSNIAVMKEYNLRRHYETKHENKFKNLSAGQKLQKVEELKKNLTSQQTFFTKAKSQSEAAVKASFIVAEEIAKSGRPFTEGEFVKNCMMKVCDVLCPDKTRAFANVSLNRNTVANRVCEMATDLKTQLIERAKDFVAYSLAVDETTDATDTAQLAIFIRGVDSNLCVTEEILDIKSMHGTTKGEDIFGNVFQSVTDMKLPWEKLVGLTTDGAPAMCGEKNGLVGRMRSKMREENCAGELTVYHCIIHQESLSAKVLKMDHVMNTVTQTVNFIRAHGLNHRQFQSFLREIDSEFGDMPYHTEVRWLSRGKVLKRHFELREEICQFMDSKGKDCTVLRDEKWKCELAFLADITSHLSALNLQLQGREHIITDMHDAVKAFQVKLRLWETQMHQCNLSHFPCCQVIRNQESATVFPNATFAEKLSALRTEFARRFSDFEAQKSNFELLRNPFAVDVETAPVEMQMELIELQCNGTLKAKYDTAGPAQFTRFIPEAMPQLRQHAARILSMFGSTYLCEQLFSVMKINKTSHRSRLTDEHLQSILRIFTTQNLTPNINELVAKKRLQVSGSD; encoded by the coding sequence gtaaaccagtgtgtctcctttgcgggagtaatatcgctgtaatgaaggagtataacctaagacggcactacgagacgaaacatgagaacaaattcaaaaacctgagcgcaggacagaagctacaaaaggtagaggagttgaagaagaatttgacatcccagcagacgtttttcaccaaagcaaaatcacaaagtgaagctgctgtgaaagcaagtttcattgtggccgaagagatcgccaaatcaggacggccgtttaccgagggggaattcgtaaagaattgtatgatgaaagtgtgcgacgtcctttgtccagataaaacgcgagcgtttgcaaatgtaagcctcaacagaaacactgttgctaatcgggtttgtgagatggcgactgatttgaaaacacagttgattgaaagagcaaaagattttgttgcatactcccttgccgtggatgaaactactgacgcgactgacactgcacagctggcgatatttatccgtggtgtggattccaatttgtgcgtaacagaggaaatactggacattaaatcgatgcacgggacaacgaaaggagaagacatctttggaaatgtatttcaaagtgtaaccgacatgaaactgccgtgggaaaaactcgttggacttacaacagatggcgcacctgctatgtgtggtgaaaaaaatggactggtgggaaggatgcgctcaaagatgcgggaggagaactgtgccggtgagttgacagtgtatcactgcatcatacaccaggaatcgctgagtgctaaagtcctaaaaatggatcatgtgatgaacactgtaacacaaaccgtcaactttatcagagcccacggtttaaatcaccgccaattccagtcttttctgcgggaaatagatagcgagtttggcgatatgccatatcatacggaggtccggtggctaagtcggggaaaagttctcaaaagacactttgagctgcgagaggaaatctgccagttcatggacagtaaggggaaagactgcacagttctgcgggatgaaaagtggaaatgtgagttggcgttcctggctgacataacgtcgcatcttagcgctttaaaccttcaactccagggacgggagcacataataaccgatatgcatgatgcagtgaaggcatttcaagtgaagctgcgcttatgggagacacaaatgcaccaatgcaacttgtctcactttccctgttgccaagtaatacggaaccaagaaagtgccacagttttcccaaatgccacctttgctgaaaaactcagcgcgctgcgcactgagttcgcacggcgcttcagtgactttgaggcacagaaaagtaacttcgagctgcttcgcaacccatttgcagtcgatgtggaaaccgcacctgtagaaatgcagatggagctgatagaactgcaatgtaacgggacactgaaggcaaagtacgacactgcggggccagcacagttcactcgcttcattcctgaagcgatgccgcagctccgccaacatgcggctcgaatcctgtccatgtttggcagcacatatctgtgcgagcagctgttctctgtgatgaaaattaacaaaacgtcacacaggagtcgcctcactgatgaacacctgcaatcgatcctgagaatcttcacaacacagaacctaaccccaaacataaacgaacttgttgcaaagaaaagactccaagtatcaggctctgactaa